A window from Montipora capricornis isolate CH-2021 chromosome 7, ASM3666992v2, whole genome shotgun sequence encodes these proteins:
- the LOC138056762 gene encoding uncharacterized protein: MSSSRYKPSSPSENGCPGSPLNHSTVAFLPEKWNKEKRSSRINYRVLKIVLAALPVLLLLTIVIVLLILLTRSESDLPKKTGIKSYQCRYSDEAKRVGLDSFLDELVWKYFELVPEEFASKPGVTGEEIRRNFLPYDPRPNAIKNYTDGVRRLHDKLEVIIGKANGSLLKLRENKAMYLGQQFLLYSITGGPYSRDYYAGDWMFEPNLYCWQPICDVLDTLSGVIYHFQPRNLSGIEAIEELLKKHNETFSQYIENLKLGVNSGMVRSEESCKAGILAIKRKYYEIAVNKASGIFNEDVGKAVLNRAYTAKITSEMNETWYKRRGEGVHESLKRFLLDYLGEPLTRLIRYLETEHIEYCYQGVNGMANLPLTSVYVNGARDSSRPTTGKLPNGDAINITYSYTKLLPFFTRNGTSPEELKEMGYKKLQALLDKAKDLAKQYTGIEDVNTAVSEFRKILHSRSMFFNDAEFPANESGDEAFMKCVDAEGAGAFCPVRWRSLQKWINYTKETASFIKPKIKPLFYGSTSKRTIPNCGISVKGEYNPTVCFHGYEQAVDCQVSAFQTLPFFMNNFGPKYTEYTTSSHEQLPGHHLEVQGYMDNFGDNCEDIISWISSSNFVAPFTEGWATYVEYPLMAKDTDIYSNTSDKNVLLQKYGMLKYQILAALRSVLDTGVNYFKMTRNEAKKHFDEYAWDKSDLADKDITRYQSSPALVTSYMIGQETFVKLREQAERELGASFSLKEFHYQLLRQGEIPLGYMEIHISRFIECKKDSSKPGCEEILS, encoded by the exons ATGTCATCTTCACGCTACAAACCATCTTCTCCGTCCGAAAACGGGTGTCCAGGTTCCCCTTTGAATCACTCCACCGTTGCATTTTTGCCAGAAAAgtggaacaaagaaaaaagaagttcgAGGATCAACTATCGCGTCCTTAAGATAGTGTTGGCTGCTCTGCCAGTTCTTCTCCTGTTAACGATAGTCATTGTTCTTTTAATTCTGCTAACAAGAAGCGAAAGCGACCTCCCAAAGAAAACTGGCATTAAATCCTACCAATGCAGGTATTCCGACGAAGCAAAGCGTGTAGGTTTGGACTCCTTCTTGGACGAACTTGTTTGGAAATACTTTGAGCTCGTTCCGGAAGAATTTGCATCGAAACCGGGGGTTACTGGGGAGGAGATACGTAGAAATTTTCTTCCGTACGATCCACGCCCCAACGCCATCAAAAACTACACTGACGGAGTCCGAAGGTTACACGATAAACTTGAAGTGATAATCGGAAAGGCAAACGGATCATTGTTGAAGTTACGTGAAAACAAGGCGATGTATTTAGGGCAACAATTCCTGCTTTATTCAATCACGGGGGGACCCTACAGTCGTGATTATTACGCTGGAGATTGGATGTTTGAACCGAATCTATATTGCTGGCAGCCGATTTGTGATGTTCTAGACACGTTATCTGGAGTAATCTACCATTTTCAACCCAGAAATCTTTCAGGAATAGAAGCGATTGAAGAACTGCTCAAGAAACATAACGAAACCTTTTCACAGTATATAGAGAATCTCAAGTTGGGTGTAAATTCGGGGATGGTGCGTTCCGAAGAATCTTGTAAAGCGGGTATTCTTGCAATTAAAAGAAAGTACTATGAGATTGCTGTAAATAAAGCGTCTG GAATTTTTAATGAAGATGTTGGAAAAGCCGTTCTAAATAGAGCTTACACGGCAAAAATCACCTCAGAAATGAACGAGACGTGGTACAAAAGAAGAGGAGAAGGAGTGCATGAGTCACTTAAACGATTCTTGCTAGATTACTTGGGAGAACCGCTGACCCGACTCATAAG ATATCTCGAAACTGAGCATATCGAGTATTGCTACCAGGGAGTGAACGGCATGGCCAACTTACCACTTACTTCTGTTTATGTCAATGGTGCCCGTGATAGTTCTCGACCAACCACTGGAAAACTTCCAAATGGCGATGCTATTAACATCACCTACTCCTATACAAAACTTCTGCCTTTCTTCACGAGAAATGGAACATCCCCTGAGGAACTGAAAGAAATGGgttataaaaaattacaagctTTGCTCGATAAA GCAAAAGACCTTGCTAAACAGTACACAGGCATTGAAGATGTAAATACTGCAGTATCAGAATTCAGAAAAATTCTTCATTCTCGTAGCATGTTTTTTAACGACGCTGAATTTCCTGCCAATGAATCTGGAGACGAGGCATTCATGAAATGCGTGGATGCAGAAGGAGCAGGAGCTTTTTGTCCGGTGCGGTGGAGGTCATTGCAGAAGTGGATAAATTACACAAAAGAA ACGGCCAGTTTTATCAAACCAAAGATCAAACCTCTGTTCTATGGCTCCACGTCTAAAAGGACCATTCCAAATTGCGGCATATCGGTCAAAGGGGAGTACAACCCAACTGTTTGTTTCCATGGTTACGAGCAGGCTGTCGATTGCCAAGTGTCCGCGTTCCAGACCCTACCGTTCTTCATGAATAACTTTGGACCAAAATACACGGAATATACCACAAGCTCTCATGAGCAGTTACCAGGCCACCATCTGGAG GTTCAAGGATATATGGACAATTTTGGTGATAATTGCGAAGATATTATTTCGTGGATCAGCTCTTCAAATTTCGTGGCTCCTTTTACTGAAGGATGGGCCACGTACGTGGAATATCCGCTAATGGCAAAAGATACTGACATTTACAGCAACACAAGTGATAAAAATGTGTTGTTACAGAAATATGGAATGTTGAAATACCAG ATTCTGGCTGCTTTACGTTCTGTTTTGGACACAGGTGTCAACTACTTCAAAATGACTCGAAATGAAGCAAAAAAACACTTTGACGAGTATGCATGGGACAAAAGCGACCTAGCCGACAAAGACATCACGCGGTACCAAAGCTCTCCAGCATTGGTAACTAGCTACATGATTGGACAAGAGACCTTTGTAAAATTAAGGGAACAGGCCGAAAGAGAGCTTGGGGCAAGTTTCTCATTGAAAGAATTTCACTATCAATTACTTCGGCAAGGGGAAATCCCACTGGGCTACATGGAGATTCATATTTCTCGTTTTATAGAATGCAAGAAAGATTCATCAAAACCAGGATGCGAGGAGATATTATCATGA